The genome window AAGTATTAGTAAATATTCAATTTTTATAATAATGATAACGCAAAGAGCTTGTGGCTATGAGATTTTTAAGGCAGCATGATTTTTTGACGGCATTTATTTTAAATTGTTACAACTGGCTTTTAAATCATTTTTTTTAGGTGGCGGAGGATTCACTTATAGCTAAAAGCCTGTAAAAAAACGCAACCTGTTAATATTCAGCTAAATGTTAACAAATAAATCACATTGTATTCACGTTTATATGGAACGTTATCGCTTATTTTTATAGACCGTAAAAAGGTCAGCTAAAATTTAACCTAAAAATAAATTTATGACCTGGAGAAAATTTAGCGGCGAAATCATTAATTCGCCCATCTTAGAAGAAGTAGAAAAGGCCATTGAGCGGGAAGCCGCCCTTGGCAACAAGCTCAAAGTATGTATTGGTACCGATTCGCAGGTAAAAGGAACAGTAACCGATTTTGCAACGGTAATTGTTTTTTTGCGTGAGCAACGCGGCGGATTCATGTTCATCCACCAGGAACGTACGGGGCAAAAAATGAGCATTAAGGAAAGAATGCTCTCTGAAGTTCAAAAATCAATTGACATTGCCTACAAACTTTGCGACCTGCTTGACCTGTATGATGTTGACCTGGAAGTACATGCCGACATTAACACCAATCCGATGTTTAAATCAAACCAGGCTTTGCACGAAGCTATGGGGTATATTTTAAGCATGGGCTTTGTGTTTAAAGCCAAGCCCGAAGCTTTTGCCAGTTCGTACTGCGCCAATAAAATGGTTCAGTAAAATTGCGAAAACCATTGCGGTGTGCCTATATTTGATATTTAGATATCGAAATAGCTATGTCGCCACTCATTGAAATCAACGATCCGGCTTTTGCCGGCGCTAACACCATTCTTATCGACTCCCGCGGAGGTCAGGATTCCTACCAGCGCTACCTGGCAGGGCATTTAAAAAATGCTATTTACGCAGATCTTGATCAACACCTTGCAGCCAAAGTTACCAATGCTTCCATAGGTGGGAGGCACCCCTTGCCCGATGTTGAGGCCTTTGCAGCTTTACTTGCTGCCTGGGGTATCACCCCCGAAAGCCGGATAATTATTTATGACGATAAATCAGGCGCCTTTAGTGCAGCACGCTTATGGTGGATGCTGAGAGCCATTGGACACCAGCAGGTGCAGGTACTAAACGGCGGATTACAGGCTGCCATTAAAGCCAATGTTGTTTTGAGCACAGGCGCGCACACCCCGGTGCCGGTTAAAGCATACCATACCCATGGTTATTATGCAGGCACCGTTGATATTGAGGAAGCGGGTGCTGCGGCACAAGATGAAAACAGGCTGGTTATTGATGTAAGGGAAACGCCGCGCTACCTAGGCCAAACTGAACCTATTGACCAGATTGCGGGACACATCCCCGGTGCTGTAAATTTGCCTTATGTTTTAAATTTGGACGGCAATGGCAAATACCTACCGGCCGAAATATTGCGCAGCATGTACCTGGACGCGATTGGGGACGTGGCACAGGATGAGGTGATTGTACACTGCGGATCGGGCGTTACCGCCTGCCATACACTTTTGGGCATGGCCTATGCCGGTATTACCGAACCTAAATTATATGTAGGCTCGTGGAGCGAATGGTCCAGGAGAGATCTGCCAATGTCAACAAGCGAGCGCTACTAACCGGTAATTTAAATATGGAACAAATTATTACCAGGAAGGCACGGCCCGGTGACCTTGATGTATTATTAACCTTTGAGCAGGGAATCATAGCTGCAGAGCGCCCCTTTGACCCTACTTTAAAAGAAGGCGAGATCCATTACTATGATATAGCATGGATGATAACTGCACCCCACGTGGAGATTGTAGTAGCTGAACTCGATAATGAAATAATTGGTTCTGGCTATGCCCGGATGGAGGATTCAAAGGTGTATCTTAAACACCCTAAATACTGCCACCTTGGTTTTATGTACGTAAAGCCGGAGCATCGCGGTAAGGGTGTAAATCATAAAATATTAGCAGCCCTTAAACAATGGGCGGTGTCGCATAACATTACGGAATTAAGGCTGGAAGTTTATAACGAGAACCTGCCTGCCAGAAAAGCTTACGAAAAAGCCGGTTTCACACCCAATTTATTGGAAATGCGTATTGGATTAACGTAGCTGACACGTGCCGCAAGCCTTGTTGCAGGACTTCTTTGGTTTTCCGTTGCTTACATTAATTTACGCTGTTTATATAAAACCATTGCGGTTATATTACCGTACCTTACAACGTGAAAACATACGTTTTAAAAACCGAACTTGCAATCCCCATCAGCCTGGATAAGGCCTGGGATTTCTTCTCATCGCCATTAAACCTGGCAAAAATAACCCCAAAAGAAATGAGTTTTGTAGTAACGTCAGACTATTCTGCCGATACCAAAATGTACCCTGGGATGATTATCACTTACATAATTTCGCCGTTACTGGGGATAAAGATGAACTGGATGACCGAGATCACCCATGTAAAAGAAGGACAATACTTTGTTGACGAACAGCGTTTTGGCCCCTATGCCTTATGGCACCATCAGCATCACTTTAAAGATGTTGAAGGCGGCGTAATAATGACCGACATTTTGAATTATGCTCTCCCTTTTGGTATCATCGGGCGGCTTGGTAACGCAATTTTAGTTCGCAAACAAATTGACCAGATTTTTGAATACCGTGAAAAAGCGATCAAGGAATTGTTTGGGCAAATGAAGTAAGCCTGCAATTGACAGTTTTTCAGCCGGCATTTTTAAATGGATAATTATTCCCTCAAAAATGCCGGCTGAAAATCTTTATTTACCGGTAATCCAGCCTGTAAATAAATGCAAGTGATACCGATGTCCCCACACCTGTATTACGGCCGGTCAAGAACCGGCCCCCGCTTAAAAACAAAGATGTTTCAGGCGTAAATGAATGGCCGAAACCTATTGAGGCCTGTAAAAAAGAAAAATCCTTATTGGTTTGCGGAATTGGCGAAAACCTTTTGTCGTTACTTTGCGAGTAAATCCCGCTCAAGGTTGCCGATACCTGGTTTTTGTAGTCGCTGTCAAGCGTTAATCCAAATGTGGCGTTGTACCTGTTTTGAATAGGCCCGTTGGTGCCAAAATATTGGCGAACCCCATCTGCCGCGTTAAAATAAGTACTCAAGCCGCCAAGATGCCCGGTGCCTGAAAATGCCAGCTTTAATTCAGCTCCTTCCTGGCCATAACCCAAACTTTGGTTATTGGAATAAAGCGGGGTGATAGCTGTACCCTGTACAGAGAAATAGTAAATAAAATCAATATTAGCGAGGTAGTATCTTAAACCTGTTTCAAGGTCGGTGAGGCCTGAGCTGTTGGTATTTGTTGGCGCTATGTTCTGGCTGTACATATTATATACAAATGGAACAGAAGCAACTGCGGTAAACTTACGGCTTATGCCATATTCAGCGTATAAGGTTACTCCTACTGATGAAAACCTGCCGTTATTGTCAAACCTTTTTTTCACGCCCGTTGAATCCCATTGCGAATTAGCGAAAAAATAGCTTACAGACGGTGCTATCAGCAATCTGCCCGGCCGGGTAGGAAACCCGCCATCGGCGAAACTTACTTCACAGGCACCAGCAAAAATTATTAAGGTAGAAAATAAAAATTTAGTAATTGTCTTCAAAAGGCTCATGATTTATGGGTAATGTTAAAACAATGCAAAAGTATCCCGCATCCAGCGCCCCTCATATACAACGTACTTTTTGCCTATCTCGTGCCCTAAATCCCTGAATATGATCAGGTGTTTTTGCGACGGGATACCGTTGTAAAGTGTATATACCGTATTTGGAGGTGCAATATTATCAACCATACCCAAGCCAACAAGCGTTGGGCATTTTATATCAGATGCAAAGTTTTTAGCATCAAAATAGTCCATATTATCTAACACTTTTTCAAAAGTTAAACCAGGCCTTGTGTTAACATATCGTTTGATATCGTTAAACGGCCAGTCAACTTCGGGCACCAAATTACGGATATCGCTAAGTATAGGATTAGCGGCCGAACAAAAGCTTATACGTTTGTCAAGCCCGGAAGTTGCAATAGAAAGGTATCCGCCCAAACTGCCGCCAACCGCCAGGATGTTATCGTGCCTGAGCTCGGGCCTAGTGCAAATAAAATCAACAGCGCGGATGCAATCCATAATGGCACCTCGCAGCACATATTTATTTTTATCCTCAATCCCCAGGGTGATATAGGTTTCCCTGCGCACGTTGATCACATCGCGGCTATTTCCCTGCCCCCGGATATTTAAAGAAAGTATAGCAATGTCAGGATCTTTCCCATATAAAGGCTTTAAATCAACCTGATAACCGGGCAGCCCCAGCATCACAGCGAATTTTTTATTCTTATTTTTCGAAGATGGTTCGGTCAGCCAGCCCCTGATGGTTATACCGCCAAGCGATTTCATTTCTACCAAAAACACCTTACGGCCGTCTCTGCTGGAGTCGGGCATTTCGGTAACTTTAAATTCGGGTTTAACATTATCCAGTTCCTGGCGCGTTTTTGTCCAAAACGCTTCAAAGTCAGCTGGCTTTCCATATTGCGACCGCAGCTCCTCCGGCCTTATGCCAAAAGCTTTCCGGGTAGTATCATCATAATCAGTTACATTGATCATGAAGTTTATTTTATAAAAACCCGATTTTAAGCCAGGAATGCTAAAATTATAAGTTGCAGAGCCTTGCTTGGCTAATTTTACACGGATAGAATCGGCCTTCATTTTCTTACCGGCTTCAGTCGTTACCACGTATTTGATATGGCCCTGCTGAATGGTATTGTAAGTACTTTTAACTTCAAATGTATAAGATGCCGTTGAACTGAAAATGCCGTCATTACTGTTGGTAGTAACAATGGTATTCACAGTACCGCTGTCGTCGCTTTGCGCAAATACCTGCTGAGTCCCTGCCAGCATAAGCAGGAAACAGGCAATAGCCAGTAATTTATTTGTAAATCTTAACATCATAATTAAACTCATTAATTAGCAAAAGCGCTTAACGCCCGCCTTTGGCTTATAACCGGCAGCCGCCGGTGAACACTTTTTAACTGCTACGTATTACTATTACCGTGCCGAAACCATTTTTTTTAGCCACCGGCTAAGCTAATATACTTATTAAATACCCTTTTGGATTGAAAAATGACTGCTCAACCCCTTAATAACGCACCTGCTTTAGTATAAGTGGGTAAACAATTCAACACTTATCCCTGCCTAAGGGATCCTTAATTGTTCGCGTAACCACAGGTTTTGAAACATAAAATAATTAAAATTAACCTCATGTGTGGAGTTTGGTACACACACAAATTCTTTATTACCGCTCCCAATATGGTTGTACAGCGCCATGCTGCAGCGCGGCGGACAAAACTTGTCCAGCAGCCCTATTCCCATCAGTACCGGGCACTTTACCATGGGCGCAAAATTTTGCGGATCGTAATAATCAAAAACACTGAAAAACTTATCCCACGAAAAACCGGTATGCGTAGCCTGGTATTTCCTGAACACTTTAAAGGGGAACACCTGCTCACGGTAAGATGCCGAGATGGCGTAGTTGTCATGAATATCGGCATACAGCGGCACCTGCATGGTTAGCAACTTTACACGTTTGTCCAATGCTGCCGTTATCAATGCCAATGAGCCCCCCTGGCTGCCGCCTTCTACAAAAATCTTGCTGGTGTCAATGCCAAGGTTGGCGTGTGCATATAAAAATTCGAGTCCGCGCAGGCAATCCATATAAACACCCCGGTAAATGTACCTGTCTTTGTTATCAATATTTACTACTGAATAGGTATCGGTACCCAGGTTGATCACATCTTTGCTGTTCCCGTTTCCGCGAACGTTGATATCAAAAGCAATAAAGTCGTCATTATCCATGTTGGGCTTTAAGGTAACCACATAGCCGGGCACCCGGTAATGCACCGGAAATTTCTTTCCATCGCGCGGAATCACCAGCCAACCCCTGATCAATAAATCTCCGTAAGAATGCATTTCAACGGCGTAAACCTTCTTATCAACGGTCGAAAGATCTTTACGCTCCAGTACCCTGTAATTTGGCGACACTTTAGCCAGCTGCTCGCGGGTCTGCCTCCAAAAGGTATCAAAATCTGCAGGCTTATGCAACTGCGACCTGATCTGCTCCGGGTTTACCCCAAACACACGGCGTATAGTATCGTCATAATCAGGCAGGGTAACAATAAAGTCAATATGATAAAAGCCGGAATTCTTCCGGGGTATGCTGATCTGGATATTTTTACCGGCGTTACCGTTAAGAGCCAGTTTAACTGAATCCACCGACACCTTTTTACCTTCATCCGTTGTAATGATGTACGAAATCTGCCCTTTTTGAAACTGGTTGGTGTTATTGGTGACGTTTAATTTATAGCTGATATCTTCAGTGCTTTTGAAGATAGCATTCTTATTTTTAGGGATCGCCTTCAGCACGACATCCCCTGTTTCTTCCGTTTCGGCAGGCTGCGCCGCAACATTTAATGAAAATGCCAGCAGGCCTGTAAACAACAATATAATTAAATAGCTGATCCTTTTCATAACTATATTTTTATAACCCCTAAAACAGAACCACCATAACCCACGCCGGTATTTACGCCAAAAGGAATATAAAAGCCCCCAACAAACATGGAAAACCTGCGGGTAAACGTGTGCCCAAAGTTTAGCTGCGGTTTAAAAAATGAATAGTCCCTCGCCGCAAAAATGTTATTGTTAAATGCTTTGTTTGAACTGAATGACCTGAAAAGCAAAATATCAAGACTTAACTGGTTGTGCTTGGTTATGGGATAACCTACTGTTCCGGTAAAGCTGATCTGGTCCGGGCCCTGGGTGTCATAGTATCTGCGATAGGCAAATTCCATGTTGAAATAGCCTTTGCTAGCCACATCTTTAGGCAGGTTGCCACAATACATCAGCTTAACTTCGGTACCATAGTTACCCAGCCCCAGCGGCGAAACACCATCATAGCTTTTATAAAGCGGAACAATAGCCGATACCCCAACCGAAAGAAACCGGACATAGTTAAAATTAACCAGGTTATAACTTACGCCAACCGTCATATCGCCAAGACCTGCATCAACCAGTTTATTACCGGGTGCTATAACATTTTGCTGGTATAAATAAGGGATGGTTGCAATAAGGTCAAGCCGGCGCGAGATTCCGTATCCTATATAAAGGCTTGATGAGTACGAAGTAAAGCCCGTACCCGGAGCCCCTTTGATAACGTGGTCTTTATCATCAAACCTGTCTTTTTGGTGGTAGTAAGAAAATGTAGGTACAACCACATTGCGGTATTTACCGATAGGAAAGCCTGCAAATGTTTTTAACGGGAGCATGAAAAATGCAAACAAACTTGCTAAAAAGAAAAACGTAAAGGTTTTTTTCATTATATCTTATATCCGTTTGCCAATTTCATCCTTAATCTTCAATGCCTTTGGGCCGTGGTTTATACTTTATTAAAAAGTCAGATTTACGGATGTAGTGATTTAGCGGTTCCTCAATTAGTTTAAATAAACATATCGAAACGGCGTTTAATACGATAAAAATGAGCAGAAGGTTTAAACTATCGTACTCAAACGGCGAATGCCAGTCTTTACCCCACTTGTCGTACAGCGTAAATATGTAATCATTTAGTTTATTAATATTGTCGTGAATAAGGTTATACATCCACCCCAAATGAATAAGGTAAAAGATGTATGAGCTTTTGCCCAGCAGTTCTACAAATGGCCTGGCCAGCAATTTTTTAAATATTGTATCCTCCGTAAGGATCCCGTAAAAAAACAAGGCCACCATTACACATAAAAAGTAATTATTGGTAATAATGCCCACCGGCGTTTCCAAACCTGCCACCCATGGCTTAACTACAGGCTGAAGCGCCATTACAAACACACAAACAAATATCAGTACAAAACCGCCATAGGTAAAACTAATTTTATTAGCACGTACAAACCCATTTTTTAATACGTATCGCGCCAATTGTACACCCACAAAAAATTCAAAACACCTGCCAAAGAAGGTGAATAGCATTACAAAGGTAAAGTTGCCAAAAAAGCCATGCCAGTTAAGGTTGCGAAAAATGAATACCATTACAATGGCGAACAGCGTAATAATTACCGGCTGGATATAAAACTTGTGGTATTTTTTTGCGATTAAGAAAATAATGGGTGCCGAAAAGTAAAAGCATTCCTCTACTGTTAAACTCCAGCCCTGCGCAATCCCGGTATCCCAATACTGGTAAAAAAAGCCCCTCACAAACGTCACATTCATAATCAACAGCCCTATAGGGTTTGAGGAACCCTTGGTGATGCTTTGATCTTTGGTGATAAAATAATAAACAAAGGCTGCTACTGTAAGCAGGAAGTACATAGGGTAAATACGGGCCACCCTATTTTTTAAATATTGTTTAAACCAGTCAGTAGTTAAATGAAAGCTGTGGTAATACCTGAAGGTGATCAGAAAGCCGGAAAGCACGAAAAAAATACTCACCCCAATATGGAACTCCCCTAAAAAACGCCGGATAATCTGCGGAAAACCACCGTCAAAAACGTAAGCAAAATGGGAGATAAAAACAAGGTAAGCCGCCATTGCGCGTACTCCTGTTAAGGCCGGAATATAATTTTGTACTGACTTTTGTGACAAACCGCTTAAATATTGTTTAATTTTCTAAAGTAAACCTAATTTGTGCTGTTTTACGCAAAAAGTTAATCAAAGGGTGTGGAAAAGTTTATTTAGGTGCAGGCAAAACAATTTCGGGTGGAATAATCGCACAATGCGTCAAAATTTAAATATTTCATTTTGGATAGCATACAGCACAAGGCCTGTGCGGGTTTTCACATTTAATTTCAGAAAGAGGGCCTCTCGATAGTTGTCAACTGTGCGGGGACTCACAAACATTTGTTCGGCAATTTCTTTGTAGGTTAATTCGGAACAACACAACCTTAAAAATTCAAATTCCTTTCTCGAAAAATCAGGCGTACTGTCGCCCACTACCCTGCGCAGCAACTTCCCCGAAACCATCTCGTTAACAAACACGCCTTTTTCATTAATGGCTTTTATAGCTTCCAACAGTTCCCTGGGTTTTGATTCCTTTAACACATATCCCCCGGCTCCGCTCCTTATCATCCTGATCACCGCCTTATCCTCTTCAAACATGCTAAGCGCTAAAACCCTTATTTGCGGGTAATGCTCCCTAAGCCATTTCGTGGCGTCATAGCCATCCATCACTGGCATGTTTATATCCATTAAAATAACCTGCGGCAGCGGATGCTTGGTCAGCATTTGCTGCATTTGTTCGCCATTTTCGGCTTCGAAAACAACTTGCAGCTCCTTAAATTCCCTCATAAGCGAAGCCACGCCATCCCTGAAAAGCGTATGGTCGTCAACAATGGCTATTAGTATCCGGTCTGTTTGCATATTATGGATATGGTATAAAAACAGTGATCGTAGTTCCTTTATCCGGGTGTGAGCTAATATCAGCGTACCCTCCAATAATCCCGGCCCTTTTTTGAATGTTCTGCAGACCCATACCTATTTGTCCGGCAGTCAAGGTATCAGGATTAAAACCAATCCCATCGTCCATCACTACTAATTGCAGTGATGGCTCCCTGTAATCCAACTTGATAGTCAGCTGCGTGGCCTGTGCGTGCTTTATAATATTATTGAGTACTTCCTGTAAGATCCGGAACAGAATCAGGTCCTTGTCACCGCTATTAGCAGCAGGCATTTCTCCTTCAATGATGTAGTTAACCTGGTACTTTCCGGATTTCTCTATCCAGTTAATTTCATGCCGGATGGCTTCGGATAAACCCAGCACTATCAGCTGATCGCCCTGTAGTAATTTTCCCAGCAGGCGCATTTCCTTAATAGAACGGACCGTCAAATCAATAGCCGCATCAATTTTTTGCCTGGCTTTCGGCGCGTTTTCCAGCTCAATTGAATTGAGCGTTAACGAGGTAAGGCTCAGCAGCTGGCCAATATTATCATGCAGATCGGCACCAATGGTTTGCATGGTTTGCTCCTGCACTTCCAGCTGGGATTTGGTAATCTCTGCATCGAAAGTTAGCTGCATGAGGGCTTTTTCTTTTATATGCATTTTTTTGCGCTTATTGTAAACAAATATGTAAGCCAATACAAAAGCAGGCGCCATCAAAAAAATAAGCGTGGCTGTTATTACTAACTGTTTGATCTCGTTGTTGCCCATCTTCTGCAAATAAATGAATAGCTCCAGCAGCCGTAAATAATCCAAATTGAAACAAGCAGCATATAGGGCAAAAAATCAAAGTATGGTGATTGTAATTTATCTCTTAATAAGTTGACTGCCGTTGAACCAAAATAGTAGCAAAATACTCCTGCTACCCACCAAAAGCTTGCGGATGTTTTTAAACTTACCGGCTTATAGTCCTTTAGCAGCAGGTAGAAATAATAAAACGAGTAGAGCGAAAAAATAACTGACATGGCATTATTAGTCGCATTGTTAAGTGTATCATTTGTTAGATTTCTGAATAACAAGAAATGGTGTGCCCATACATCATAGCCGTACACAATTGCGAGTAAAGCAAGCCCGCCAATAATGACCGGCTTGCTGTTAAAATATTCGCTGAATAATTCATTAAACATCACGCTGATAAATGTTGCCTCAAAAATTATAGAAATATTATAAGGCCATTGATTATTGTGATGTAATTGCTTTCTTAAATAAATGGCGACTAATTCAGTTACACATGTGATAAAAAGATATATTATCATTCCTTTCCATGCGAAGCTTTTATCGTTTTTTAAACATATGAACGCAGTTACAAGGCAAAAAATCTCAATAGTTGTGTTTAGGGTGAGATAAATTAACATTGGCGTTTAAGTACTAAATTAAAAATTAATTACAATTGAAAGGGCAAAGTTCGCCTTTGTCATAATCAAACCATTTTTTTGAGTCCTCTAAACATTTATAATAGTCTTTATGAGTTCCATTGTCATTTATAGTTGGCACTAAAACAAAAACGTCCTTTTCATTTGTATAAAGGGGGTCTTTATATCCTTTTGCAAAATAAATTCTTACTCCATCTAATTTGTTCTTATGAAGTCCGTTATTTAAAAAAGATATGAAATCTAAATCGAACCATTCACTGATTGTATTGACAGTGTCTTTTCCCTGTTTACTCACCCAAACATAAGAGTCAGCACAATTTACATAATGCTTCGAATAATTAATACAGGTGTTGTCTGATAAAGAGCAAGGTGAAGATGTTTCATATAGCAACGCTCCGGGTGTTTTGCCATAACTTATAGTACCAGTTGCGCCGGAATTTAAAAAAAGTGCCTGATGATTGTAATAATCGCGATGCCGACTTTGTGGCTGTTTAAATGAATCATCATTTTTCGTTGAGACTAAAAGGACTGAAGTTTTAAGTTGCGTGGTACTAATAGAAGGGTCACTGACAAAATAAATACGTACCCCATCTGTAGTATCCGTTTCTGTTTGTGTTTTACGTTCTGCATGCAATAGGGTATCGATATTGTTAATCGTTTCTATGCTAAACCATACAGACGTGGGCATCGGGCTTCGATCTCTACCTTTAAAATCTTT of Mucilaginibacter xinganensis contains these proteins:
- a CDS encoding sulfurtransferase, which produces MSPLIEINDPAFAGANTILIDSRGGQDSYQRYLAGHLKNAIYADLDQHLAAKVTNASIGGRHPLPDVEAFAALLAAWGITPESRIIIYDDKSGAFSAARLWWMLRAIGHQQVQVLNGGLQAAIKANVVLSTGAHTPVPVKAYHTHGYYAGTVDIEEAGAAAQDENRLVIDVRETPRYLGQTEPIDQIAGHIPGAVNLPYVLNLDGNGKYLPAEILRSMYLDAIGDVAQDEVIVHCGSGVTACHTLLGMAYAGITEPKLYVGSWSEWSRRDLPMSTSERY
- a CDS encoding GNAT family N-acetyltransferase, with translation MEQIITRKARPGDLDVLLTFEQGIIAAERPFDPTLKEGEIHYYDIAWMITAPHVEIVVAELDNEIIGSGYARMEDSKVYLKHPKYCHLGFMYVKPEHRGKGVNHKILAALKQWAVSHNITELRLEVYNENLPARKAYEKAGFTPNLLEMRIGLT
- a CDS encoding response regulator transcription factor, giving the protein MQTDRILIAIVDDHTLFRDGVASLMREFKELQVVFEAENGEQMQQMLTKHPLPQVILMDINMPVMDGYDATKWLREHYPQIRVLALSMFEEDKAVIRMIRSGAGGYVLKESKPRELLEAIKAINEKGVFVNEMVSGKLLRRVVGDSTPDFSRKEFEFLRLCCSELTYKEIAEQMFVSPRTVDNYREALFLKLNVKTRTGLVLYAIQNEIFKF
- a CDS encoding acetylxylan esterase encodes the protein MKRISYLIILLFTGLLAFSLNVAAQPAETEETGDVVLKAIPKNKNAIFKSTEDISYKLNVTNNTNQFQKGQISYIITTDEGKKVSVDSVKLALNGNAGKNIQISIPRKNSGFYHIDFIVTLPDYDDTIRRVFGVNPEQIRSQLHKPADFDTFWRQTREQLAKVSPNYRVLERKDLSTVDKKVYAVEMHSYGDLLIRGWLVIPRDGKKFPVHYRVPGYVVTLKPNMDNDDFIAFDINVRGNGNSKDVINLGTDTYSVVNIDNKDRYIYRGVYMDCLRGLEFLYAHANLGIDTSKIFVEGGSQGGSLALITAALDKRVKLLTMQVPLYADIHDNYAISASYREQVFPFKVFRKYQATHTGFSWDKFFSVFDYYDPQNFAPMVKCPVLMGIGLLDKFCPPRCSMALYNHIGSGNKEFVCVPNSTHEVNFNYFMFQNLWLREQLRIP
- a CDS encoding sensor histidine kinase, giving the protein MGNNEIKQLVITATLIFLMAPAFVLAYIFVYNKRKKMHIKEKALMQLTFDAEITKSQLEVQEQTMQTIGADLHDNIGQLLSLTSLTLNSIELENAPKARQKIDAAIDLTVRSIKEMRLLGKLLQGDQLIVLGLSEAIRHEINWIEKSGKYQVNYIIEGEMPAANSGDKDLILFRILQEVLNNIIKHAQATQLTIKLDYREPSLQLVVMDDGIGFNPDTLTAGQIGMGLQNIQKRAGIIGGYADISSHPDKGTTITVFIPYP
- a CDS encoding acyltransferase family protein, whose amino-acid sequence is MSQKSVQNYIPALTGVRAMAAYLVFISHFAYVFDGGFPQIIRRFLGEFHIGVSIFFVLSGFLITFRYYHSFHLTTDWFKQYLKNRVARIYPMYFLLTVAAFVYYFITKDQSITKGSSNPIGLLIMNVTFVRGFFYQYWDTGIAQGWSLTVEECFYFSAPIIFLIAKKYHKFYIQPVIITLFAIVMVFIFRNLNWHGFFGNFTFVMLFTFFGRCFEFFVGVQLARYVLKNGFVRANKISFTYGGFVLIFVCVFVMALQPVVKPWVAGLETPVGIITNNYFLCVMVALFFYGILTEDTIFKKLLARPFVELLGKSSYIFYLIHLGWMYNLIHDNINKLNDYIFTLYDKWGKDWHSPFEYDSLNLLLIFIVLNAVSICLFKLIEEPLNHYIRKSDFLIKYKPRPKGIED
- a CDS encoding ribonuclease H-like YkuK family protein — its product is MTWRKFSGEIINSPILEEVEKAIEREAALGNKLKVCIGTDSQVKGTVTDFATVIVFLREQRGGFMFIHQERTGQKMSIKERMLSEVQKSIDIAYKLCDLLDLYDVDLEVHADINTNPMFKSNQALHEAMGYILSMGFVFKAKPEAFASSYCANKMVQ
- a CDS encoding SRPBCC family protein → MKTYVLKTELAIPISLDKAWDFFSSPLNLAKITPKEMSFVVTSDYSADTKMYPGMIITYIISPLLGIKMNWMTEITHVKEGQYFVDEQRFGPYALWHHQHHFKDVEGGVIMTDILNYALPFGIIGRLGNAILVRKQIDQIFEYREKAIKELFGQMK
- a CDS encoding acetylxylan esterase, whose product is MMLRFTNKLLAIACFLLMLAGTQQVFAQSDDSGTVNTIVTTNSNDGIFSSTASYTFEVKSTYNTIQQGHIKYVVTTEAGKKMKADSIRVKLAKQGSATYNFSIPGLKSGFYKINFMINVTDYDDTTRKAFGIRPEELRSQYGKPADFEAFWTKTRQELDNVKPEFKVTEMPDSSRDGRKVFLVEMKSLGGITIRGWLTEPSSKNKNKKFAVMLGLPGYQVDLKPLYGKDPDIAILSLNIRGQGNSRDVINVRRETYITLGIEDKNKYVLRGAIMDCIRAVDFICTRPELRHDNILAVGGSLGGYLSIATSGLDKRISFCSAANPILSDIRNLVPEVDWPFNDIKRYVNTRPGLTFEKVLDNMDYFDAKNFASDIKCPTLVGLGMVDNIAPPNTVYTLYNGIPSQKHLIIFRDLGHEIGKKYVVYEGRWMRDTFALF